One region of Mesobacillus boroniphilus genomic DNA includes:
- a CDS encoding MaoC/PaaZ C-terminal domain-containing protein has translation MLLGRKRKLGRKIEEITVGEKLTLTEKIEDKDLLLYLGLTNDANPLYIQHDYASQTPYEKPIVPAIMLNGIITSAVSKYLPGPGSHILRQDIEYVKPVYHYGTVQFLFEVTEVIKSKHNIEISVTGKNEEDETVVKGQLLVCPPYPVQRMDGKALENF, from the coding sequence ATGCTGCTCGGAAGAAAACGTAAGCTTGGCAGGAAAATAGAAGAAATCACTGTCGGAGAAAAATTAACATTAACCGAAAAAATCGAAGATAAAGATCTCCTTTTATATTTAGGATTGACGAATGATGCCAATCCTTTGTATATCCAGCATGATTATGCGTCACAGACACCTTATGAAAAGCCGATTGTTCCTGCAATCATGCTGAATGGGATCATCACTTCGGCTGTTTCAAAATACCTTCCAGGACCAGGAAGCCATATTCTCAGGCAGGATATTGAGTATGTGAAGCCTGTTTACCATTATGGGACAGTCCAATTCCTTTTTGAAGTAACCGAAGTAATCAAAAGCAAGCATAACATTGAGATTTCAGTTACAGGAAAAAATGAAGAAGATGAGACAGTGGTTAAGGGGCAACTGCTCGTCTGTCCTCCATACCCAGTCCAGCGTATGGACGGAAAAGCATTAGAAAACTTTTAA
- the mdh gene encoding malate dehydrogenase, with product MSLKRKKISVIGGGFTGATTAFLLAQKELGDVVLVDIPQMENPTKGKALDMLEASPVQGFDANITGTSSYEDTKDSDIVVVTAGIARKPGMSRDDLVQTNQKIMKSVSQEIAKHSPDSFIVVLTNPVDAMTYTIFKESGFPKNRVIGQSGVLDTARFRTFVAQELNLSVKDVTGFVLGGHGDDMVPLVRYSYAGGIPLETLIPKDRLDAIVERTRKGGGEIVNLLGNGSAYYAPAASLVEMCEAILKDQRRVLPSIAYLEGEYGYEGIYLGVPTILGAGGIEKVIELELTSEEKAALDKSAEAVRNVMAVLA from the coding sequence ATGTCATTGAAACGCAAAAAGATTTCAGTCATTGGTGGAGGATTCACAGGAGCAACAACAGCATTCTTGTTAGCACAGAAGGAACTTGGGGATGTAGTATTAGTCGATATCCCTCAAATGGAAAACCCTACAAAGGGTAAAGCGCTTGATATGCTTGAAGCGAGCCCAGTCCAAGGCTTTGACGCGAACATTACCGGTACTTCCAGCTATGAAGATACGAAAGACTCAGATATCGTTGTTGTAACAGCTGGTATTGCGCGTAAACCTGGCATGAGCCGTGATGACCTTGTCCAGACGAACCAGAAAATCATGAAAAGTGTATCCCAGGAAATCGCTAAGCACTCCCCAGATAGTTTCATCGTCGTATTGACTAATCCAGTTGATGCGATGACTTACACAATCTTCAAAGAGTCAGGATTTCCTAAAAATCGCGTAATCGGCCAATCGGGAGTATTGGATACTGCCCGTTTCCGTACATTTGTAGCACAAGAATTAAACCTGTCTGTTAAAGACGTTACAGGTTTCGTTCTTGGAGGCCACGGCGATGACATGGTTCCACTTGTGCGTTATTCATATGCAGGAGGCATTCCTCTTGAGACGCTTATTCCTAAAGACCGCCTTGATGCCATCGTAGAACGCACCCGCAAAGGCGGCGGCGAAATCGTCAACCTTCTTGGGAATGGCAGCGCTTACTATGCGCCGGCAGCTTCCCTGGTTGAAATGTGCGAAGCTATCTTGAAGGATCAGCGACGCGTATTGCCTTCCATTGCATATCTAGAAGGAGAGTATGGATACGAAGGAATTTACCTTGGAGTTCCAACAATCCTTGGCGCTGGCGGTATCGAGAAAGTAATCGAGCTTGAATTGACTTCAGAAGAAAAAGCAGCACTTGATAAGTCTGCAGAAGCAGTACGCAACGTTATGGCAGTACTTGCTTAA
- the icd gene encoding NADP-dependent isocitrate dehydrogenase, protein MQGEKISVKDGVLNVPNNPIVPFIEGDGTGPDIWAASVRVLDAAVEKAYKGERKIVWKEVLAGEKAFNQTGEWLPSETLELINEYLIAIKGPLTTPIGGGIRSLNVALRQELDLFVCLRPVRWFEGVPSPVKRPQDTDMVIFRENTEDIYAGIEYASGSDEVKKLLAFLQNEMGVNKIRFPETSGIGIKPVSKEGTERLVRSAINYAITEGRKSLTLVHKGNIMKFTEGAFKNWGYELAEKEFGDKVFTWAQYDKIKEEQGTDAANKAQADAEAAGKIIVKDAIADIFLQQILTRPKEFDVVATMNLNGDYISDALAAQVGGIGIAPGANINYETGHAIFEATHGTAPKYAGLDKVNPSSVILSGVLMLEHLGWTEAANLIVKSMEKSIASKVVTYDFARLMDGATEVKTSEFGDELIKNMG, encoded by the coding sequence ATGCAAGGTGAAAAAATCTCAGTTAAAGATGGAGTATTAAACGTACCAAACAATCCAATCGTTCCTTTTATCGAAGGTGACGGTACAGGTCCAGACATCTGGGCAGCTTCTGTACGCGTTCTTGATGCTGCTGTTGAAAAAGCATACAAGGGTGAGCGTAAAATTGTCTGGAAAGAAGTTCTTGCTGGAGAGAAGGCATTCAACCAAACTGGTGAGTGGCTTCCAAGTGAAACATTAGAGTTAATCAATGAATACTTAATCGCGATTAAGGGTCCTTTAACAACACCTATCGGTGGCGGAATCCGTTCTCTTAACGTTGCATTGCGTCAAGAGCTGGACTTATTCGTGTGCCTGCGTCCTGTTCGCTGGTTCGAAGGAGTTCCTTCACCTGTAAAGCGTCCTCAGGACACTGACATGGTTATTTTCCGTGAAAACACTGAAGATATCTATGCGGGTATCGAGTATGCAAGCGGATCTGACGAGGTGAAGAAACTTCTTGCATTCCTGCAGAACGAAATGGGTGTAAATAAAATCCGTTTCCCTGAAACTTCAGGTATCGGTATCAAGCCTGTATCCAAAGAAGGAACAGAGCGCCTTGTACGTTCAGCGATCAATTACGCCATCACAGAAGGCCGTAAGTCACTAACGCTTGTACATAAAGGCAATATCATGAAGTTCACAGAAGGCGCGTTCAAAAACTGGGGATATGAACTTGCTGAAAAAGAATTCGGTGATAAGGTATTCACATGGGCTCAGTATGACAAGATTAAGGAAGAACAAGGTACGGATGCAGCAAACAAAGCTCAGGCTGACGCAGAGGCTGCTGGCAAGATCATCGTGAAAGATGCGATTGCGGATATCTTCCTTCAGCAAATCCTTACACGTCCGAAAGAGTTCGATGTTGTTGCAACAATGAACCTTAACGGTGACTACATTTCTGATGCACTTGCAGCACAGGTAGGCGGTATCGGTATCGCTCCTGGAGCAAACATCAACTATGAAACTGGCCACGCTATTTTCGAAGCGACTCACGGAACAGCTCCTAAATATGCTGGTTTGGATAAGGTAAACCCATCTTCAGTTATCCTTTCAGGTGTACTTATGCTTGAACACCTTGGCTGGACTGAAGCTGCTAACCTGATCGTCAAGTCTATGGAAAAATCAATCGCTTCTAAGGTTGTAACATATGACTTCGCACGTTTGATGGATGGCGCTACAGAAGTCAAGACTTCTGAGTTCGGTGACGAACTGATCAAGAACATGGGCTAA
- the citZ gene encoding citrate synthase, giving the protein MTVTRGLEGVVATTSSISSIIDDTLTYVGYDIDDLAENASFEEVIYLLWHRKLPTAAELDELKKQLAENAALPKEVLEHFKMYPIDKVHPMAAVRSAVSLLGLYDDEADVMEKESNYRKAIRLQAKMPAIVTAFARVRKGLEPIAPREDLNFAANFLYMLTGDEPDEVAVEAMNKALVLHADHELNASTFTARVCVATLSDVYSGVTAAIGALKGPLHGGANEAVMKMLTEIGTLENVDPAIRGKLANKEKIMGFGHRVYRQGDPRAKHLREMSKRLTELTGEPHWYEMSTKIEEIVTGEKNLPPNVDFYSASVYHSLGIDHDLFTPIFAVSRVSGWLAHILEQYDNNRLIRPRADYTGPGKQEYVAIEKR; this is encoded by the coding sequence ATGACAGTAACACGTGGTCTTGAAGGGGTAGTGGCAACAACATCTTCTATCAGCTCTATTATCGACGACACGCTGACTTATGTAGGCTATGACATTGATGATCTAGCTGAGAATGCTAGTTTTGAAGAAGTGATTTACTTATTATGGCATCGCAAGCTTCCTACAGCGGCAGAATTGGACGAATTGAAGAAGCAGCTTGCAGAGAATGCGGCATTGCCAAAAGAAGTATTGGAACATTTCAAAATGTACCCGATTGACAAAGTCCATCCGATGGCTGCCGTTCGCTCGGCTGTATCTCTTTTAGGATTATATGACGATGAAGCTGATGTAATGGAAAAAGAATCGAATTACCGCAAAGCGATCCGCCTCCAGGCTAAGATGCCAGCGATCGTTACGGCTTTCGCAAGAGTAAGGAAAGGTCTTGAGCCTATCGCGCCAAGAGAAGACCTTAACTTCGCGGCAAACTTCCTTTACATGCTAACTGGGGATGAGCCTGATGAAGTAGCAGTAGAAGCAATGAATAAGGCGCTAGTGCTGCATGCTGACCATGAATTGAATGCTTCAACATTCACTGCACGTGTCTGCGTTGCGACACTGTCTGATGTGTACTCTGGTGTTACAGCTGCGATCGGTGCATTGAAAGGACCTCTTCATGGAGGAGCAAATGAAGCAGTTATGAAAATGCTGACTGAAATTGGCACTCTTGAAAATGTTGATCCAGCAATTCGCGGCAAGCTTGCGAACAAAGAAAAAATCATGGGCTTTGGACACCGTGTTTACCGCCAGGGAGATCCTCGTGCGAAACACTTGAGAGAAATGTCCAAGAGGCTGACTGAGCTAACTGGTGAACCTCACTGGTACGAAATGTCCACTAAGATTGAAGAAATCGTGACAGGTGAAAAGAACCTGCCGCCAAATGTTGACTTCTATTCAGCATCTGTATATCACAGCCTTGGCATCGACCATGACCTGTTCACGCCAATCTTTGCCGTAAGTCGTGTATCAGGATGGCTTGCACATATCCTTGAGCAGTATGACAACAACCGCCTGATCCGCCCTCGTGCAGACTATACAGGCCCTGGCAAACAAGAATATGTTGCCATCGAAAAGAGATAA
- a CDS encoding DUF441 domain-containing protein, protein MLEPMLFLFTLLAIAFLAKNQSLIIAVLVLLVMKLAGFEAKTFSLLQGKGINWGVTIITIAVLAPIASGDIGFKDLGGAFKSLYAWIALISGMAVALLAKGGVTLLAEDPHITTALVLGTILAVSLFKGVAVGPLIGAGIAFAAMKIFEVFK, encoded by the coding sequence ATGCTTGAGCCTATGCTTTTTTTATTTACTTTATTGGCGATTGCTTTTTTGGCTAAAAACCAATCGTTAATTATTGCGGTCCTGGTCTTGCTTGTGATGAAGCTTGCTGGTTTTGAAGCTAAGACATTTTCCCTGCTCCAGGGGAAGGGCATTAACTGGGGAGTTACGATTATCACTATTGCTGTCCTGGCACCGATTGCCAGCGGTGATATTGGCTTCAAGGATTTAGGTGGTGCTTTCAAATCACTTTATGCATGGATTGCCCTGATTTCAGGAATGGCAGTTGCTCTGCTTGCTAAGGGTGGAGTTACCTTGCTGGCAGAAGATCCCCATATAACAACCGCACTCGTCCTGGGAACAATTCTGGCCGTTTCATTATTCAAAGGAGTAGCAGTAGGTCCTTTGATTGGTGCCGGTATCGCATTTGCGGCAATGAAAATCTTTGAAGTATTTAAATAG
- the ytvI gene encoding sporulation integral membrane protein YtvI: MNPIYLHRTLRFIYVIGVVVAGALALFFVSKVTYPFIIGFLIAFMMNPLVNFFQTRAKMPRALAVFISLVLIMLVFAGLITLLVVEIASGAEYLAKVVPEHLITLIDYIEHLFAAQLIPLYNQLTSMFQSLESGQQDTIVDNIQNVGATFGTTAGNFIKDFFEKIPNILSWFPNAATVLIFSLLGTFFISKDWYRLSAKGTRFLPNRAMTSSKTVFDDLKKALFGFVRAQATLVSITTVIILIGLLILRIDYAITIALVTGIVDIIPYLGTGAVFVPWIIYEAIAGEMSTAIGLGVLYIVVLVQRQVMEPKILSSSIGLDPLATLIALFVGFKTIGFLGLIVGPVILVIFNTLQRANVFQDIWAFIKGKDEVI; this comes from the coding sequence TTGAATCCCATATATCTACATAGGACATTACGCTTTATTTACGTGATAGGTGTCGTTGTGGCTGGCGCGCTTGCACTTTTTTTCGTTTCCAAGGTAACTTATCCATTCATCATCGGCTTCCTTATTGCTTTTATGATGAATCCGCTCGTCAACTTTTTCCAGACACGCGCAAAAATGCCCAGGGCACTCGCAGTATTCATTTCCCTTGTGCTGATCATGTTGGTGTTCGCTGGGTTGATCACATTGCTTGTGGTCGAGATTGCTTCTGGCGCTGAATACCTTGCAAAAGTTGTCCCTGAACATCTGATTACATTGATTGATTATATTGAACATTTATTTGCTGCTCAACTTATCCCACTTTACAATCAGCTAACCAGTATGTTCCAAAGCCTTGAGTCGGGGCAGCAGGATACCATAGTGGATAATATCCAGAATGTCGGCGCCACCTTCGGGACAACGGCAGGGAATTTTATCAAGGACTTTTTTGAAAAAATCCCAAACATTCTGTCCTGGTTCCCGAATGCCGCGACGGTCCTTATTTTCTCATTATTAGGGACTTTCTTCATAAGTAAGGACTGGTATAGATTATCCGCAAAGGGTACCAGGTTTTTGCCTAATCGCGCAATGACGAGCAGCAAGACCGTTTTTGACGATTTAAAAAAAGCATTATTCGGCTTTGTCAGGGCTCAGGCAACACTGGTTTCGATCACTACCGTCATTATCCTGATTGGTCTGCTGATCCTTCGTATCGATTATGCCATCACAATTGCCCTGGTTACCGGTATAGTTGACATCATTCCATATCTTGGTACGGGGGCTGTTTTTGTCCCGTGGATCATTTATGAAGCGATAGCCGGTGAGATGAGTACTGCAATCGGTTTAGGCGTCTTATACATTGTCGTACTCGTCCAAAGGCAGGTAATGGAGCCGAAAATTCTTTCATCAAGCATTGGGCTTGACCCGCTGGCCACCTTGATCGCCCTGTTTGTCGGTTTCAAGACCATCGGCTTCCTGGGATTGATTGTCGGTCCCGTAATCCTGGTGATTTTCAATACTCTGCAACGTGCTAATGTATTCCAGGATATTTGGGCATTCATTAAAGGCAAAGACGAAGTCATCTAA
- a CDS encoding FxsA family protein, protein MKYIFLFLVIVPAAEIGVLLLSGQTFGIWPTILLIILTGFLGAFLAKQQGLETIRRTQDQLRRGMMPGDVILDGVSILVGGTLLLTPGFITDSLGFLLLAPPTRKFFKALMLKLFRNWIDKGTIKVIR, encoded by the coding sequence ATGAAATATATTTTTTTGTTTTTAGTTATTGTTCCGGCTGCTGAGATTGGTGTTCTGCTTCTTTCAGGTCAAACGTTCGGTATTTGGCCGACGATTCTGCTTATCATCCTAACGGGTTTTTTGGGGGCTTTTTTGGCAAAGCAGCAGGGTTTGGAAACGATAAGGAGAACTCAGGACCAGTTAAGGAGAGGCATGATGCCTGGAGATGTCATCCTGGATGGAGTGAGCATCCTCGTTGGCGGTACTCTGCTTCTAACACCGGGCTTCATTACTGACAGTCTGGGATTTTTACTCCTGGCACCACCGACCAGGAAATTTTTCAAAGCATTAATGCTAAAATTATTCCGTAACTGGATCGATAAAGGTACGATCAAAGTAATTCGTTAA
- the pyk gene encoding pyruvate kinase produces the protein MRKTKIVCTIGPASESVDKLVQLIEAGMNVSRLNFSHGNHEEHAARIKNIREAAGKTGKNVGILLDTKGPEIRTNDMENGAIELTTGQECIVSMTEVLGTPEKFSVTYDQLIDDVHPGAKILLDDGLIGLEVISIDKPSNEIKTRVMNSGTLKNKKGVNVPGVSVNLPGITEKDAKDILFGIEQGVDFIAASFVRRATDVLEIRQLLEENKGSHIQIIPKIENQEGVDNINEILEVSDGLMVARGDLGVEIPAEEVPLVQKALIKKCNTLGKPVITATQMLDSMQRNPRPTRAEASDVANAIFDGTDAIMLSGETAAGQYPVEAVQTMHNIASRAEQALDHKELLSARSKDTEHNITDAIGQSVAHTALNLEVNAIITPTESGHTARMISKYRPKAPIIASTSNDHVVRRLALVWGVYPQLGQKAETTDEMLAVAVEESVNSGLVSHGDLVVITAGVPVGEAGTTNLMKIHVVGDILAKAQGIGRKSAYGKVVVAKDAQEAINKVKQGSILVTIGSDREMVPALEKCSALITEEGGLTSHAAVVGLNLGIPVIVGVENAMQLFKDGQEITVDSARGVIYKGHASVL, from the coding sequence ATGCGCAAAACAAAAATTGTTTGTACGATTGGTCCCGCTAGTGAAAGTGTAGACAAATTGGTTCAATTGATAGAAGCAGGTATGAATGTTTCCCGCCTTAATTTTTCACACGGAAATCACGAAGAACACGCAGCACGTATCAAGAATATCAGAGAAGCTGCAGGTAAAACAGGGAAGAATGTAGGTATCCTTCTTGATACAAAAGGCCCTGAAATCCGCACGAACGATATGGAAAACGGAGCGATTGAGCTAACGACTGGCCAGGAGTGCATCGTTTCCATGACAGAAGTTCTAGGAACGCCTGAAAAGTTCTCTGTTACTTATGACCAGTTGATTGATGATGTACACCCAGGGGCGAAAATTCTCCTTGATGACGGCTTAATCGGGTTAGAAGTTATCAGCATCGACAAGCCTAGCAATGAAATTAAAACTAGAGTTATGAACAGCGGAACGCTTAAGAATAAAAAAGGTGTGAACGTACCAGGTGTATCTGTTAACCTGCCAGGAATCACCGAGAAAGACGCAAAGGATATTCTCTTCGGTATTGAACAAGGTGTAGATTTTATCGCAGCATCTTTTGTGCGCCGTGCGACAGACGTATTGGAAATCCGCCAGCTTCTTGAAGAAAACAAGGGTTCCCATATACAAATCATCCCTAAAATCGAAAACCAGGAAGGCGTCGACAACATCAATGAAATCCTTGAAGTTTCAGATGGCCTGATGGTTGCCCGTGGAGACCTCGGAGTAGAAATTCCAGCAGAAGAAGTACCTCTTGTACAAAAAGCATTAATTAAGAAATGTAACACACTTGGCAAGCCTGTAATCACAGCAACCCAGATGCTTGATTCCATGCAGCGCAACCCGCGCCCGACACGAGCGGAAGCAAGTGACGTAGCAAATGCGATCTTTGACGGTACAGATGCTATCATGCTTTCTGGCGAAACAGCTGCAGGACAGTACCCAGTTGAAGCTGTGCAGACAATGCATAATATCGCTTCACGAGCAGAACAAGCACTTGATCATAAAGAATTGTTATCTGCCCGAAGTAAAGACACTGAACACAATATTACGGATGCTATTGGACAATCGGTTGCACATACAGCGTTAAACCTAGAAGTGAATGCAATCATTACACCGACTGAAAGCGGCCATACAGCGCGTATGATCTCTAAATACCGTCCTAAGGCACCAATCATTGCATCAACTTCCAATGACCATGTAGTCCGCCGCCTGGCACTTGTATGGGGAGTCTATCCGCAGCTTGGCCAGAAAGCTGAAACTACAGATGAAATGCTGGCAGTTGCAGTTGAAGAAAGTGTGAACAGCGGTCTTGTATCCCACGGTGACCTTGTAGTGATCACAGCGGGTGTGCCGGTTGGAGAAGCAGGCACAACTAATCTGATGAAGATCCATGTAGTAGGCGATATCCTTGCAAAAGCTCAAGGTATCGGACGCAAATCTGCATACGGAAAAGTAGTCGTAGCAAAGGATGCACAAGAAGCAATCAATAAGGTAAAACAAGGCAGCATCCTCGTAACAATCGGCTCAGACCGTGAAATGGTCCCAGCACTCGAGAAGTGCAGCGCCCTGATCACTGAAGAAGGCGGTTTGACAAGCCATGCGGCAGTAGTCGGATTAAACCTTGGAATCCCAGTCATTGTAGGCGTAGAAAACGCAATGCAACTATTTAAAGATGGCCAGGAAATTACGGTTGACTCAGCAAGAGGAGTCATCTACAAAGGGCATGCCAGCGTTTTATAA
- the pfkA gene encoding 6-phosphofructokinase translates to MKRIGVLTSGGDSPGMNAAVRAVVRKAIYHDVEVYGVFGGYAGLMGGNIKKLELGSVGDIIHRGGTFLYSARSEEFKTKEGQQKGIEQLNKLGIDGLVVIGGDGSYRGAKALTEQGYPCVGVPGTIDNDIPGTEFTIGFDTALNTVIDAIDKIRDTASSHERTFVVEVMGRNAGDLALWAGLAGGAETILIPEDPHDMKDIAHRLKKGHERGKKHSIIVVAEGVMNGYDFAKQLQEETDFDTRVTVLGHVQRGGTPTAFDRVLASRLGARAVELLLEGKGGRAVGMENNKMVDYDIIEALAKEHTVDLNLYKLSKELSI, encoded by the coding sequence ATGAAAAGAATTGGTGTTTTGACGAGCGGCGGGGATTCGCCCGGCATGAATGCTGCAGTTCGTGCGGTTGTTAGAAAAGCGATCTACCATGATGTAGAAGTTTATGGTGTATTTGGCGGATACGCAGGCTTGATGGGCGGAAATATTAAGAAGCTGGAGCTTGGCTCAGTTGGTGATATCATCCACCGGGGTGGAACGTTCCTTTATTCGGCTCGAAGCGAAGAATTCAAGACGAAGGAAGGCCAGCAAAAAGGAATCGAGCAATTGAATAAGCTTGGTATTGACGGACTAGTCGTCATTGGCGGAGACGGTTCTTACAGAGGGGCAAAAGCGTTGACTGAGCAAGGATACCCTTGTGTCGGTGTTCCTGGAACAATTGACAATGATATTCCAGGAACTGAGTTCACAATCGGATTTGATACTGCGCTAAATACTGTCATCGATGCAATCGATAAAATCCGTGATACTGCTTCTTCACATGAAAGAACGTTTGTTGTAGAAGTTATGGGACGCAACGCTGGAGACCTTGCATTATGGGCTGGTCTGGCAGGCGGTGCGGAAACAATCCTGATTCCTGAGGATCCCCATGACATGAAGGACATAGCTCACCGTCTTAAAAAAGGTCATGAACGTGGTAAAAAACACAGTATCATTGTTGTAGCAGAGGGTGTCATGAACGGTTATGATTTCGCGAAGCAATTACAGGAAGAGACTGACTTTGATACACGTGTAACCGTCCTTGGCCATGTTCAGCGCGGCGGAACACCTACAGCATTCGACCGTGTACTCGCAAGCAGGCTGGGAGCACGGGCAGTAGAGCTTTTATTGGAAGGTAAAGGCGGACGTGCTGTCGGAATGGAAAACAACAAGATGGTCGATTACGATATCATTGAAGCTCTGGCAAAAGAGCATACTGTTGATTTGAACTTATATAAATTATCAAAAGAGCTTTCTATTTAA
- the accA gene encoding acetyl-CoA carboxylase carboxyl transferase subunit alpha: protein MAGELEFEKPILELRKKISELKEFTKNTDVDLTSEIDKLEARLQKLESEIYENMKPWDRVQIARHPNRPTTLEYISLLFTDFFECHGDRSYGDDEAIVGGIAKFHGYPVTVIGHQRGKDTKENIRRNFGMPHPEGYRKALRLMKQAEKFRRPIICFIDTKGAYPGKAAEERGQSEAIARNLFEMAGLKVPVICVVIGEGGSGGALALGVGNYIHMLENSTYSVISPEGAAAILWKDSSLAKKAAETMKITAPDLKGLGIIDEIIPEVKGGAHKDLKQQAKYMDKVLKDSMSELLVLDEDTLLSQRYEKYKRIGEFSFPTEFIGVK from the coding sequence ATGGCAGGAGAACTAGAATTTGAGAAACCGATATTGGAATTAAGGAAAAAAATTAGTGAGCTAAAGGAATTCACCAAGAATACGGATGTAGATCTCACTTCTGAAATAGATAAACTCGAAGCAAGGCTCCAAAAGCTTGAATCTGAAATATACGAGAACATGAAACCGTGGGACAGGGTGCAGATTGCCCGCCATCCTAATCGCCCGACTACACTTGAATATATCTCTTTGCTATTCACCGATTTCTTCGAATGTCACGGTGACAGGTCATATGGAGATGATGAAGCAATTGTTGGCGGTATCGCCAAGTTCCACGGCTATCCCGTGACAGTCATAGGCCATCAGCGTGGAAAAGATACAAAGGAAAATATCCGCAGGAATTTTGGCATGCCACATCCTGAAGGTTACAGGAAAGCTTTGCGTTTGATGAAGCAAGCTGAAAAATTCAGGCGTCCGATCATTTGCTTCATCGATACGAAGGGGGCTTACCCTGGAAAAGCTGCAGAAGAGCGGGGACAGAGTGAGGCGATTGCCAGAAATCTGTTCGAGATGGCAGGGCTGAAGGTTCCTGTAATTTGTGTCGTCATCGGTGAAGGCGGGAGTGGTGGAGCACTGGCACTTGGAGTCGGCAATTACATTCATATGCTGGAAAACTCCACGTACTCAGTTATCTCACCTGAAGGCGCAGCGGCTATTCTTTGGAAAGATTCTTCTTTGGCAAAAAAAGCGGCCGAAACGATGAAGATTACAGCACCAGACCTTAAAGGACTTGGGATCATTGATGAAATCATTCCCGAAGTAAAGGGCGGGGCACATAAAGATCTAAAGCAGCAGGCAAAGTATATGGATAAAGTTTTAAAAGATTCGATGTCGGAACTGCTTGTCCTTGATGAAGATACACTGCTGAGCCAGCGCTATGAAAAATATAAACGAATTGGAGAGTTTTCGTTTCCAACTGAATTTATAGGGGTAAAATAA
- the accD gene encoding acetyl-CoA carboxylase, carboxyltransferase subunit beta, with the protein MLKELFTKTKKKKYATIPSEAAKQDVPEGIMTKCPNCKKIMYTKELNKNCKVCLQCGYHHQMNSAERIKSFLDAGSFSELDREMVSGNPLGFPGYVEKLEKDREKTGLNEAVVTGLGSVNGYDVSIAIMDATYRMGSMGSVVGEKITRAIEKADELSIPFIIFTASGGARMQEGVLSLMQMAKTSVALKRFSDNGGLIISIMTHPTTGGVSASFASLGDYNLAEPGALIGFAGRRIIEQTIREELPEDFQTSEFLLKHGQLDAVISRTDLKDQVARILEIHQPGGTFEWQEN; encoded by the coding sequence TTGCTTAAGGAACTTTTTACGAAAACGAAAAAGAAGAAGTACGCGACAATTCCTTCTGAAGCAGCGAAGCAGGATGTTCCTGAAGGAATCATGACTAAATGCCCGAACTGCAAGAAAATCATGTATACGAAAGAACTGAATAAAAATTGCAAGGTGTGTCTCCAGTGCGGTTACCACCATCAGATGAATTCAGCTGAACGGATCAAAAGCTTTTTGGATGCTGGCAGTTTCAGTGAGTTGGACCGAGAGATGGTATCAGGCAATCCACTCGGTTTCCCAGGCTATGTGGAAAAGCTTGAAAAGGATCGGGAAAAAACAGGCTTGAATGAGGCAGTAGTTACCGGCCTGGGCAGTGTGAACGGGTATGATGTCTCGATTGCAATAATGGATGCTACTTACCGGATGGGAAGTATGGGGTCTGTCGTAGGGGAAAAAATTACGAGGGCAATCGAAAAGGCCGATGAATTGTCAATTCCTTTCATTATTTTTACCGCATCAGGCGGTGCAAGGATGCAAGAAGGTGTCCTGAGTTTGATGCAAATGGCGAAAACAAGCGTCGCTTTGAAAAGGTTCAGTGATAATGGCGGGTTGATCATCTCAATCATGACTCACCCGACAACAGGTGGAGTTTCAGCGAGTTTTGCATCGCTTGGGGACTACAATCTTGCAGAACCCGGAGCTTTAATTGGCTTCGCAGGACGCAGGATCATTGAACAAACAATCCGTGAAGAGCTGCCGGAAGACTTCCAGACATCGGAATTCTTGCTGAAGCACGGACAGCTTGATGCTGTAATCTCGAGAACAGACTTAAAAGATCAAGTCGCGAGAATACTTGAAATCCATCAGCCAGGAGGGACATTCGAATGGCAGGAGAACTAG